The genomic stretch TCcaccaaaatgagaaaaagagaacAGAATGGTCAGAAACTTTACAGTGCACTGGCGAAGCAAAGGCAATTGCAGAACAGTACGGCAGCTCAGAGGTGAAGATGAAACGAAACGAAACGAAATCAAGGTAAGACAGGATTTTGATGGAGACCCAAATCTTTTCTGCAAATATTGAAATCTAATCCGAGCCATCTGCTTCGCTTCGAAGTCCCGCAGGCGCAGCACCAACAGATTCGAGAGAACCGAAGGTGAGAAGACGCAAAGGTGGTCCCCTGCCTGAGAATGATGTTGGCCGTTTTATAACAAGCCCACGTAACTAACCCACCTTGGTTTTTCACAGTATTTTCACCAACGCCGCTTAATTAATAGGGTTCAAATAAAGATTCGTACAAGAAAAACCCTCCATCGTCAAGGGCACTTCTAAGATCTTGAAGAAGGGTGTCATTAGATTCGATAAACTTGAGCAAATTTAGTCTTTTTAAAGACTAGACGTACGGCCTTTAAGGCTTAAAATTGTTAGTTCTTCGGAAACAGGAGTCAAATGGCCTTTTGGTCCCGCCAAGGAAGAAtgcaagaaaatgacaaaaatttgagaaaaaaatttaaaaaaaaaaaatgaagaagaagaaaatcgtAATTTGGGTTTCCAAGATAACAGAGGAAAGATGTCAGTCAGAAGTCAGCCCACCATGTGGTCGGTCCACGCGGTTTTCGCCGAAGCTCGGAACGATATGTCTTCTGCTCCGTTTTCCAGGTCGAATTCAAATTTTCCGTCGGTCCAAGGTCGATCCTCACTCCGTcccaatttttataatttctttcttcttcttttttaactgataggaggaaaatttcaaaaaaatttactgAAGCTGGACATACATGTCGACACTTCTGCTATATAAATCAACTTTTaataagaaattgatttttctatatttgcTTCTGAGCAAAGATTCATTTTCCTACTTTTAGAAAGAagtaaattttctttatttcttcaaGTTACtccgaaattatttttaaagcattttgctctaaaagtaaaaataaaaataaacttatctaatcgaataaatttttattttaaaagataattCTACTTTAACAATacttttaaaatagaaattttattttaaattttcgttACGCGTTTCAAGGGCTTGCCCTGTCCCTTCACCGTATTCCCCGTCGACATCAAATTCTGCTCTCCTCGTCAAATCTACAATCCTTCGCCATTTACTCAAATGAAAAGCACTGTTTATTTTTTGGGCTTCCAAATGCATAATAATGTCCACCCAATATAATTCCTTCTGTCATGTCATGGAAGATGACGTGTCCTGATATTTCATGATCACATGAAACGCTCCTTGTATAGTTGAATCTGCCTTTGTTACGATGCTCTAAAGATGGTCTAAGATGGACTTTTAACATTTTGTTTTGCACTGTtgttggtcaatttttttttttctttttggtcaaatctGTTGTTGGTTCGCCATGGTTTTTCTGATAACGTGGTAATTCAGAGGCAATTGTCAAGATTTAATCTAATTCTTTGCTGACTTATTCATTACGTACGGTACAATAACTTTGTAATtatggaattaaaggaataaGGATGGAATCAAAATCTCGAGGACTGGACGAGTTTGATCTTATTTTCCCGAGGACCGTCATTATCATCTGGTCAAATTTGTATCGACGAATATGTTTACAAATTCTTTAACTATAGTAAGCCATTCAAACTCGATATAATTCTTTTGAGAAATACTATCTGACTTCTTGGAGATCACGTCACACTTTCATATCAATTACCATcccaaattaaaagaaaaaatttccatcCTCAAATCCTAAATCGCCACATCCACCCAAAGCACTCAAACCAATTGAAAACCAAAACCTCAAATCAGATGCTAAAATGAGTTTATCACGAGGgcaatttggtcttttcattATAAGGTTTTATAAGCAAAAAAGCAGACGTATGCGAGTGGCAACGGGATTAAAAGCGAGgcgttcttttattttttcgtattttgtcgatacttctttttatttccaatAGCTTTGAGTGTTGAATGGGAGTCAACTTCAAACCAAAAGAAGCGTGAACGTGGCTCCCGAGAGTGGTCAAATTTCGACGTTCCGTAATTTCTTCGTTTATAAACATGAAAGACATGTATAATgatattcaatcctaaactttttaattttataaattgagttctaaaccttttcacgttttatcAACCGAGtctattcggctaattttggttggaaactaatattttttaaaattttaaaatttatttttctatatttcttttattttttttctttgcttttctttaatttttttaaatatggtCGGCGAGGCAAACCACATCAACAgcaaccatgccacgtaggacgatggGATACACATCAGCCGTTTTTAGCCAAAAAATGATTGGAGtgagtcaattggcaaaacgtgaaaagattaaagaccgaattggcaaaaattaaaaggtttaggactttttggatagttTTCTCTCCGAAAATCCGAACTAGAATAAACCTTAACTAGGGCAAATCCTTGCCGCCACAGCATAATTACCGGTGGAACATCATCAAAGTATAATCAATTTTATACTTTCTAATCCAATAATAAACAACCCTTTTTATAGCTCATAAAAAACAAGGACCGTCAGCGTGACGTAATCTGACCGTCATATCTTTTTGCCGGTATTTTCATTTGCTTGAGCTTCAACTTTGGACTCATCACGTTTTATTAATCTGAGGAATCTGTCCAAATCCAAGGGAGGGCACGAAAATTCCAAACCCACAATCATGAACCCAAGACCTTTTGGCCCGCATAATCGAGAAATGATTGACAACTTGGCCTCAGAGGCTGAATCCATGCGAAAGATCAAGCGATCAATCAGCTCGAAAGAGAAGTCCGAGATAAAACGAGGGACACGAAGCAAGAGAAAAACCTGCTACTCAACGAAGTCAATGATGGTCGAATCGAAATGGTTGTCCATGTCGATCTCCTCCGGCGATGTCTTGCATAAGGAGTGACGTCGGAATCTGGAAAAGTCAAGCTGGCTATGTGGATGCGGATTCAACCTCTGTCGATTCGGGGACAAGTCTCGGAAAATCAACTAAAGATGAATCTGACCAATGgaattgaaaagaagaagtTTAATTTCTCCCTCGACGATCTATAATTTTGCCGTGAAAGTTTTCAACTTTGACTTGCAGCTAACGACGAAATCCTATGAATTCTTCAGAAGATTATGCGGCAGCTATCAGAGCGGTAAATTGAACACATGGAATTATAGACGGTGGGGGCCCTCGTTGCCATTGAAGCCGGGTGGGGAATATGTGGGGTCCCCGAGGATGTGGAACAAGACAATTCGAACGAATGGAGCACGATTCGTGTTGTCGGAAGGCAAGTGGCATTTGAAGTCTCATCAAGGTACTTTGACGAACTCAGATGGCAGATGGGATACGATTGAGAGCTAAAGTATTCCTGTTCGTAGATTTACTaatctttcttattttctttccgaGTCTCGCCATTTGATTACACGATAGGAGTTCGAGAAGATAGCATCGTTTTATCGCTATCGGCGTTCGCTGTTCCGTTCTAATTCGTTTCATTCGACAacttagttctttttttttttttcctgaaaagcTAAATTGGTTCTTCTTGACTTTTGTCCTAAATGTCAAATGTGCAGTTGGACCCATTGCCAATAGGAGATGGGGTCTCCCATCCACGAGCACAATAAAAGTCACTCAGGCCGTTGTCTTTATGGCGCATTGCGGAAGTCAGACCTTTCTGCAGTATATGGACAAGCAAAAGGAGCTGGAGGTAGCGTCTTTGTATCTGTATTTGTCGTCGTTTTGTTGACTTAGAACAGAGGCTGATGCATTGCCCAGAGAAAGCGATGGAATTATTGTGGATCAGCGAAGGACTTTTTGCACCTCAGGTCGACAGACTAATCAACACGACAAGTCGGGCTTTGTGCAAAGTCAAGCGCGAAACATACGTGAAGCACAAGAGTGGAGTCGGGGACTAAGACTGGAAAGCCAAATCAAAACCAACAAAAGCATCAAGTCACTCCGTTCACTGCGCTTTTACTGTCATGGGCCGGCAAAGATGGTACTGGAAGAGTTTGGGCAGCACGATGCATTTGAATTCGTaggcccaaaaaaagaaaacaacaattaaaaaggcattgatttctggcgcaaaggaggaaaaaaaaagccggATTCAGTGGCTAAGTAGCTGCTTTTTCCACTAAGTTTAGAGGTAATTTGCTTCTCAATTAGAGGGAAAGTAAAGAAAGTAAAGAATTCAAATTCCTTGATTGGAATCTTAAACTCACTTTATACTGATATATGATCGTTTGAAATCAGGCACCGCACGAATGGCTTTACCAACATTGAGAGAAGATAGGAGGGGGGCCCCCAAGTGAGGAAGCAAGCATCATAGAAGAATGAGTTCTCCCTTGCGTCAGTAAGCAAGTGGAAAGAACCTAAACATATGCAGGAGAAACTGTCACGCTGGGAAGATTGGTCTAGCAAAGGACGTTTCTCATGGAGCGATGCAAAGTTGTTCCAACATTTATGGTCTCAATtcatataaacaaaaagaatCGAATGCGAGTGCCCCGTGCTGTTAACAGTTGAAGAAATTATATATCCGACTGTTATAACAAAGTCACAACCGGTCCTGCTCTGAGGTTAGTACCAGTGCACAAACCATAGACATGATTATCGGTTGAAGATGAAAGAGCAGAAGCAGTTCTCTGCAAAAGTCTTAGGAGTACAAGGAGCTAAAGCTCACTACTAGACTTTCAGCCAGTGCTTTCCCACAAACTCTCTCTTAACGAGGAAATGACACAAGAATACGTGCAATTTCAGCACTGGAACTACTGCAGCAAACTGATCGATTATTCTCATCACAGGTACATACGTTTGGGAGTTAGGGATGTTAGAAGAAAAAGCCgtcatttatccaaaaaaagaagaagctgcaGGTAGATCCTAACATAAACAGAGACCAAACTTACGCCTTTTCTTGCATGTTTTGATCCGCGCAAAATCTTCCAGAATTACACATTAAAACTCCTCcgtttttcttttgtgtgtACTCATACTAATTGTTTCTTCTGGCCATATGATTAAGCAGTCGATCTACTGTCGCAACGAGGAGGCACACAAAGACAATAGAAGTGCGGATCTTTCATGACACCCGCAAGATGTTACAGACTCTGCCAAGCAAATTGCAAGCAACTCTGTGTCAACAGCATGATTCGATGCATCTTTAcctgttcttttttgtttcagcATCACTTTCACTGAATGATCGATGAGCAAATCGTTCACAGGCTACACTAGAGGGTTCAGGAAAAACCCTTTGTCTTAGAAGAATAGGAGGAACGTCACAGATTAAACCTTCAAGAACGAACAGTGAAGAAGTGGTGAATGTGGTCTAACCAGAGAAGAATCTTTTCCATGACTGCCATGGGAGAAATCCACCTGCAACAAAGTAGCAACAAAGTAACAACAAATGGACGAATACGGAACGAAGCGAGCACCCTAGAATCATGCGAAACCACATCCTTACCACATCCAGGACAGCGGAAATAGTACTTGTCCCTAAGGACAAGCCCCGAGCCGCCACAAACTTCGCATTTTCTCTGGGCTATCTGTCAGTGCAGAAGTAACGGAAATATAAAAGGATGAATCTCATAGAAACATCTGAAAGCCCTGTCTAATGAAATCTCTCATCTTGATTTATAAACCCAAGAGATAAATTCTCACGATTCTTTTGCTGAACTCAATCCCTGCAACCACAAACGGCGTGACACCAGCTGCACAATGCAGTTAGAAAATGGAGTCAACAACCAAAATCGAAGACTACACAGGTCAAAATTGCCATAGAATGTCGAATTATGGATAGTCAGATTGATGAAAAATAGGAACTTGGACCATTCACTACTAAGAAAAACAAGCTAGTTAGATTATTTACTACCATAAGATCTGAGCATATAGACAAACGCTTCACTGATCCTAACACGAGCATTCCTCGGCAATCTCATGGAAGCAACAGCTCTTGATCCTAATGATTGAAGTAGTTCATGTTTAAAAGCACCCATTTTGAGTCTAATACTTTCTCTTACAATGCCGACCTGCGGCAATAAGATGAGGGTTGTTCGTTTGCCTCAGCACAGAACAACTTCCTTTGTCCACATTTAACATTTCATAAGCGTTTATTAGATAGATCGTAGATGAATTTAGCATTTGTAGAACCCTAGAACACGAAATATCACCCATTCTTCTGCTTTCCCGGTCTTTTCTCTCCTTCAATCAGATACTAAGATCGAAGATCAATGAAGCGTACGAGGGTACCTATGGCTCCGACGACTGTTTGCCACGTGACCTCGGCCTGGCCTGGATCTGCCGCGGCCAAAACCCCATCTATGGCGGCGATTCTCCGCTTCGATTTCGCCTTCCCGTTCAAGCGATCGCTTCTACCCTTGCAGATGCCATTGGCGAATGGTTTCGCGTGCCCCGGGACTCTGATTCCACTGAATGATTGACGAATGGTTGAGCTGATTATAGGTGACGAAGAGATTGAGGCTTCCATGTCAAactagagagaaagagagggagagactgGAGGCAAAGCTAACGAATCTGGAGGAATCGTTTCGAAACGGGCCACGTCGACGTGATTGGGTCGGGTTCGCGCCAACCACAGATGGGTGTGGGAGATCCATTTTCGGGTGGCTCCTGTTAATTGGATCCCTTTGGACATAAATCTCTTTCTTCTCGAAGAGTTAGCTGTTAACTACGTAAATATCTACATGTCAAAACCTCTCATTAAAGCCCCCTAAACAACCGACCccacacttcttcggctgagagagagagagagacagagagatcgAAGCGGAAGGAGGAAGATGACAAAAACCGCTGCGGTTCAATTATCCAGTAGGGTTTTTGAGTATATTCTCTgtcggtactctctctctctcttcccaaggCAATGGCGGTTTTCTCTATCTGCGCTTTCATTCCTGCGCTCCGCTCCCAATCAGGTCCCAGCCCGGAGCTGCTTCGGTCTCGCTTCCCTCTGCATTCCCTCTCCCGCGGAACCGAAGAGGGGGTCGACAGGCGAAGCGCCAGCTCCCGGAGGTTCGTGGTCCTGTCCACTCACTCCAATCCCAGGATTCTCAAGGTTAATCGGAAGTCCAGGCACGGGCGGCCTCTGTCGCCCTTTGAtagcgacgacgacgacgagagTGTGGAGTtcgatgaggatgaggatgaggatgaggacgATTGGTCGGATGAGGTGAGTTTTTTTAAGAACTTTTCCTGTTCTAATTTCGAGCATGTGATGCTGGGACTGTTTGTTATCGGTTTGCTTGCTTGCATTATCCGAAAGGAGCTTTCATGGTGCTTGCTTACACTGTCCATAACTATGTGTCTGTTCTTCGAAAATAATGGGTGTACTTTTGATATTGCTCCTCCTGCTCGAATAGCTCAAGCCTCAGTTGATTCTTCTCGGGCAAGCTTTAATGTGGAGCTGACAATTATGCGAGTGTCGTAGTTTCATCAGAGATTGCGTGGCATTTTTCACCTTTCCGAAGTGTTTAATGCTTTGACTCTCCTCCATTTCAGTATAGAGAAGTTAGTGTAGATTCAGGTGAAGCACCAGAAGTATCTTCCAGCATTTTGACCAGCTTTGCCATATTGTTTTGTTTCTCCAAGGAGCTAGGGACCCTGGAGTTGTTCTGGTTGGCCATTAAAAAGAcgggaaaatgaaaattaagaaGCGAATAATCCTCCCTATAGTTTGTTGTCTCCTTAGTTATGTCTTAGACGATAAGGAATGATCTCGTTGGCTAAAGTGACCAGGAGGATAAGTGAAAATGTGGTGAATTTAGCGATTCCACTGTAACTCTGTTTGCTTCTGCGAGGACTGGTGACAGTTTATTGCTCTGTGTTCTTAGCTCGACTCAAAATTCTTGCGGAATGGCTAATACTTGAATTGGTAGAAGAAGTGGTTGTGTCTAACTAATTAGAGAGGAGGAGAGCTGTAGGTTTAGTCCGTAGTTAATTGCCAATTCAGGTCTTTTTCACCTTAAGGTTGAGCTGAATCTGCAAAGCTTTTCTTGGTATACCTGGGATGGAAACAATTTTAGAGGAAAAGATAACTAGCTATTAAGCGATGAGATGTTAAATTTAAGTGCTTATTCCGGATCTTGGAATCACAGGAGA from Rhodamnia argentea isolate NSW1041297 chromosome 2, ASM2092103v1, whole genome shotgun sequence encodes the following:
- the LOC115738047 gene encoding uncharacterized protein LOC115738047; this encodes MEASISSSPIISSTIRQSFSGIRVPGHAKPFANGICKGRSDRLNGKAKSKRRIAAIDGVLAAADPGQAEVTWQTVVGAIAGVTPFVVAGIEFSKRIIAQRKCEVCGGSGLVLRDKYYFRCPGCGGFLPWQSWKRFFSG